One part of the Borreliella afzelii genome encodes these proteins:
- a CDS encoding DNA-3-methyladenine glycosylase → MDRYFFLQDASTVAKLLLGNLLIRKIDKKEIVVRIVETEAYMGITDSACHSYSGKRTNRTNAMYNIGGYSYVYIIYGMHHMFNIVTADKNNPQAVLIRSVEPVSPLLGEKCVLTNGPGKLTKFLNIDLAFNKVDLIGNNELFLQRGLNLDFNIVCSKRININYAQEDDINKLWRFYIEGNKFVSRC, encoded by the coding sequence ATGGATCGATATTTTTTTTTACAAGATGCTAGTACTGTTGCAAAATTATTGCTTGGTAATTTATTGATCAGAAAGATCGATAAAAAGGAAATAGTTGTTAGAATTGTTGAAACGGAAGCTTATATGGGGATAACAGATAGCGCTTGTCATTCTTATAGTGGTAAGAGGACAAATCGTACAAATGCTATGTATAACATAGGAGGATATTCTTATGTGTATATAATATATGGCATGCACCATATGTTTAACATTGTGACTGCGGATAAAAATAATCCCCAAGCTGTTTTAATTAGAAGTGTAGAGCCCGTTTCTCCATTATTGGGAGAGAAATGCGTTCTTACTAATGGTCCTGGCAAACTTACAAAATTTTTAAACATTGATCTAGCCTTTAATAAAGTTGATCTTATTGGGAATAATGAGCTTTTTTTACAAAGGGGTTTGAATCTAGATTTTAATATAGTTTGTTCAAAAAGAATAAATATTAATTATGCACAAGAGGATGATATAAATAAGCTTTGGAGATTTTATATTGAAGGTAATAAATTTGTTTCAAGGTGTTGA